One segment of Geomonas ferrireducens DNA contains the following:
- a CDS encoding LysM peptidoglycan-binding domain-containing protein, translating into MAKRTLVTIGSLILLGAGITAGHAEEMLLYTPKPETSGVAPASPRDGVLVRTVTVKRGDTLSKLSKKHIGVADYFPQMLVFNSIRNPDLIHPGDKLLVPVRPGKSVKSSASRRPAPAAAKTKTSAPASVGQVKPGERELFQRAERSYLAHDYREALAGFTKFLRTFPRSSFAADASLYRADCYLHLSGE; encoded by the coding sequence ATGGCAAAACGGACCCTAGTCACCATCGGCAGTCTCATCCTGCTCGGCGCCGGCATCACCGCAGGCCATGCCGAGGAGATGCTTCTGTACACCCCAAAGCCGGAGACCTCGGGCGTGGCGCCTGCCTCACCAAGAGACGGGGTCCTCGTACGCACCGTCACCGTCAAGCGGGGGGACACGCTCTCCAAACTGTCGAAGAAACACATCGGGGTGGCCGACTACTTCCCGCAGATGCTTGTCTTCAACAGCATAAGAAACCCTGACCTGATCCATCCCGGCGACAAGCTGCTGGTTCCGGTGCGTCCTGGAAAGAGCGTCAAGAGCAGCGCCTCCCGGCGTCCGGCTCCCGCCGCCGCGAAGACGAAGACGTCTGCACCCGCATCCGTGGGACAGGTCAAACCCGGCGAGCGCGAGCTCTTCCAGCGCGCCGAGCGCTCCTATCTGGCGCACGATTACCGCGAGGCGCTGGCCGGATTCACGAAGTTTTTACGCACCTTCCCCCGTTCCTCGTTCGCCGCGGATGCCTCCCTATACCGCGCGGACTGCTACCTGCACCTGTCCGGGGAGTAA
- the bamD gene encoding outer membrane protein assembly factor BamD: MILSDRFNALYPKPGKVHHVHLYKIFRASFLKILTVLLLVALLVPAPAFSLDSEDSQIFISGFNSYQKKDYPAAVESMSTLLKKYPDTPLKDMAIFWLARANYKVGNNQEAGKYMAQFLRDYPESPLKATVEDELIQLAERYEKGETIPAAPKTAAQPAPGVAAAEKAAAERAAAERAAAVKASAEKAAAEKAAADKAALDAAAERAVAAQKAAAEKAAAEKAAAPREVKEKKVSVAKHVKEKGKSSALRKKAIAGYKDVIDRYPGTPAAANASAKLLQLGIEYPVVKKGGAAAPQGEVTQVFNIEVAQYADLDVRLGAAGENQEAGKRFVIPMDIVNSGNGSDSFLLESGFPPEYDFHFAAADTPDVAIKSTPTLQVGEKFRGLAVGTIPRGNIDGQKSSYPVKVVSAFAREASQTKEIALRTSAPLLRAVVKSDKTKLLPGEKVSYRVSLLNIGSASARDVTLRVSYPPQYEPSGTPAGFKKENGALVLDGMRLKSGESQDHNLTFRLKDEALADQELIVRADIVNGALGKKESFVSATSFVQRVSGVTARSGAGKLVAIPGQTVSVPLVITNTGNVREVFAIKASVPAHATYTFYDDVNRDGKRQNSEPIINHVGPLSPKEEAYVIMEMETPASALDGAVAAASVRFEPEAADRAAAVNLQLTYSRPIVELTLAARGGKLKPGEVSSLDLNCVNRGSSLAKQVILQSALPAQLELVAAEPAFSRYDNGVYLWRLDELGAGEKRSIKVTYRVKPGVAVGTSMQMKNSLNYQDLLGNRY; this comes from the coding sequence GTGATACTTTCCGACAGGTTCAACGCCTTATACCCTAAGCCCGGAAAGGTTCATCACGTGCATCTTTATAAGATTTTCCGTGCCTCATTCTTGAAAATCCTGACAGTCTTGCTCCTTGTTGCGCTTCTAGTTCCCGCGCCTGCCTTCTCTCTCGATTCCGAAGATTCGCAGATCTTTATTTCCGGGTTCAATTCCTACCAGAAAAAAGATTATCCTGCCGCGGTTGAGAGCATGTCCACACTTCTCAAAAAGTACCCGGACACTCCTTTGAAAGACATGGCCATTTTCTGGCTGGCGCGGGCCAACTACAAGGTCGGCAACAACCAGGAGGCGGGCAAATACATGGCGCAGTTCCTCCGGGACTACCCGGAGAGCCCGCTCAAGGCGACGGTAGAGGACGAACTCATCCAGCTCGCCGAGCGCTACGAGAAGGGTGAGACCATTCCGGCCGCGCCGAAGACCGCAGCACAGCCCGCTCCAGGCGTGGCCGCCGCTGAAAAGGCAGCCGCAGAGCGCGCAGCCGCCGAAAGGGCCGCCGCAGTCAAGGCTTCCGCCGAAAAGGCCGCAGCTGAGAAAGCTGCCGCTGACAAGGCTGCCCTCGATGCCGCTGCGGAAAGGGCTGTTGCCGCACAGAAAGCCGCTGCGGAGAAGGCCGCTGCCGAGAAGGCCGCTGCACCCCGGGAAGTGAAAGAGAAAAAGGTCAGCGTCGCCAAGCATGTCAAGGAAAAGGGGAAATCCTCCGCGCTGCGTAAAAAGGCGATCGCCGGTTACAAGGACGTGATCGACCGCTACCCCGGCACTCCCGCCGCCGCCAACGCCTCTGCTAAGCTCCTGCAGTTGGGGATCGAATATCCGGTCGTCAAGAAGGGTGGGGCGGCCGCGCCGCAGGGGGAAGTGACCCAGGTCTTCAACATCGAGGTGGCCCAGTACGCCGACCTCGATGTCAGGCTCGGGGCCGCCGGCGAGAACCAGGAAGCAGGGAAACGTTTCGTGATCCCGATGGACATCGTCAACTCCGGCAACGGCAGCGACAGCTTCCTGCTCGAATCGGGCTTCCCGCCTGAGTACGACTTCCATTTCGCCGCGGCCGACACCCCGGACGTCGCCATCAAGAGCACCCCGACCCTCCAGGTTGGGGAGAAATTCAGGGGCTTGGCCGTCGGGACCATTCCGCGCGGCAACATAGACGGTCAAAAGAGCAGCTATCCCGTCAAGGTGGTCTCCGCTTTTGCCAGGGAGGCTTCCCAGACCAAAGAGATCGCACTGCGCACCTCGGCGCCGCTTTTGAGGGCGGTGGTGAAGAGCGACAAGACGAAGCTTCTCCCGGGCGAGAAGGTCTCCTACCGCGTTTCCCTGCTCAACATCGGCAGCGCGTCGGCCCGGGACGTCACCCTCAGGGTCAGCTACCCGCCCCAGTACGAGCCGTCCGGCACGCCTGCCGGCTTCAAGAAGGAGAACGGTGCCCTCGTGCTCGACGGTATGCGGCTTAAGTCCGGCGAGAGCCAGGACCACAACCTCACCTTCCGCCTGAAGGACGAAGCGCTTGCCGACCAGGAGCTCATCGTCAGGGCCGACATCGTCAACGGCGCGCTGGGCAAGAAGGAGTCCTTCGTCTCCGCCACGAGTTTCGTGCAGCGGGTGAGTGGCGTCACGGCGCGCTCCGGCGCGGGGAAACTCGTCGCGATCCCGGGGCAGACCGTTTCCGTGCCGCTCGTCATCACCAACACCGGCAACGTGCGCGAGGTGTTCGCTATCAAGGCCAGCGTCCCGGCCCATGCAACATACACCTTCTACGACGACGTGAACCGTGACGGCAAACGCCAGAACAGCGAGCCGATCATCAACCACGTCGGTCCTCTCTCCCCCAAGGAAGAGGCGTACGTGATCATGGAAATGGAAACGCCCGCCAGCGCCCTCGACGGTGCCGTTGCCGCCGCATCGGTGCGCTTCGAGCCCGAGGCCGCGGACCGCGCCGCCGCAGTCAATCTACAGCTCACCTACTCCCGCCCCATTGTGGAACTCACCCTGGCGGCAAGGGGGGGCAAGCTGAAGCCCGGCGAGGTCTCCTCGCTTGATCTCAACTGCGTGAACCGCGGCTCCAGTCTGGCGAAGCAGGTGATCCTGCAGAGCGCCCTGCCGGCCCAGCTCGAACTGGTAGCGGCGGAACCCGCCTTCAGCAGGTACGATAACGGCGTCTACCTCTGGCGTCTCGACGAACTCGGCGCCGGCGAGAAACGCAGCATCAAGGTAACCTATCGAGTGAAGCCGGGCGTGGCCGTCGGCACCAGCATGCAGATGAAGAACTCGCTCAACTACCAGGATCTCCTCGGCAACAGGTACTGA
- a CDS encoding DMT family transporter: protein MTRLILLGTCSALFFSSTFVLNRAMSLQGGHWIWTASLRYFYMFFMLGLWLALTGKSRLLKDVFTAFRSNWCFWTVAGSTGFGVFYALLTFSSSFAPGWVVATTWQSTILATPLVLLLFGKRVPMRGVFYTLLIFIGIVLVTLEQAAAASLRETVLGILPVLVAAFAYPLGNQLIWEARHGKIVRLPEASTAVLDDSAARVLIMVLGSLPLWAVLILFVHPPAPSAGQLVNTAMVAVFSGVLATTLFYKARHLAKTPFELSAVDATQSMEVVFSLLGEIAFLGGAWPGAAGGIGIVLSLLGLVLYVRSQTLAQ, encoded by the coding sequence ATGACACGTCTGATTCTCCTCGGCACATGCTCCGCCCTTTTCTTCAGCAGCACCTTCGTCCTCAACCGCGCCATGAGCCTGCAGGGGGGGCACTGGATCTGGACCGCGAGCCTGCGCTACTTCTATATGTTCTTCATGCTGGGGCTTTGGCTCGCCCTGACCGGCAAGTCGCGCCTCCTGAAGGACGTCTTCACGGCCTTTCGCAGCAACTGGTGTTTCTGGACCGTGGCCGGAAGCACCGGCTTCGGCGTCTTCTACGCTCTGCTCACCTTCAGTTCTTCCTTCGCACCCGGCTGGGTCGTGGCGACCACGTGGCAGTCGACCATCCTCGCCACGCCGCTTGTGCTCCTTCTCTTCGGCAAACGCGTGCCGATGCGCGGCGTCTTCTACACCCTCCTCATCTTCATCGGCATCGTCCTGGTCACCCTGGAACAAGCCGCGGCGGCCTCGCTGCGGGAAACGGTGCTGGGCATACTCCCCGTTCTCGTTGCGGCTTTCGCGTACCCACTCGGCAACCAGTTGATCTGGGAGGCGCGTCACGGCAAGATCGTCAGGCTTCCCGAGGCAAGCACCGCGGTGCTCGACGACAGCGCGGCACGCGTACTCATCATGGTGCTCGGCTCGCTCCCGCTTTGGGCCGTGCTGATCCTCTTCGTGCACCCGCCCGCCCCGTCCGCGGGACAGCTCGTCAACACCGCGATGGTGGCGGTTTTCTCGGGAGTTCTCGCCACCACCCTCTTTTACAAGGCGCGCCACCTGGCGAAGACGCCGTTTGAGCTCTCGGCCGTTGACGCCACGCAGTCCATGGAGGTAGTCTTCTCCCTGCTCGGCGAAATCGCCTTCCTTGGGGGTGCCTGGCCCGGTGCGGCGGGAGGTATCGGCATCGTGCTCTCGCTGCTAGGGCTCGTACTCTACGTGAGGTCACAGACCCTCGCGCAGTGA
- a CDS encoding MaoC family dehydratase, with product MAIKEGWRGRFFEDFEVGDVYPHPLGRTITKTDNIWFTLLTQNTAPVHFDAHYSAQTEFGKPLVDSTLTLAIVTGQSVTDISQNVFANLGWDEVTLPNPLFEGDTLYSQSEVLAKRESKSRPNLGIVTVKTTGFTQNGDIVINFKRTLMVYKKGHEPKIARLEPKA from the coding sequence ATGGCAATCAAGGAAGGCTGGCGCGGCAGGTTCTTCGAGGATTTCGAGGTAGGCGACGTCTACCCCCACCCGCTGGGACGCACCATAACGAAGACCGACAACATCTGGTTCACCCTCCTCACCCAGAACACGGCGCCGGTCCACTTCGACGCGCACTACTCCGCCCAGACCGAGTTCGGCAAACCGCTGGTCGACTCGACCCTCACCCTCGCCATCGTCACCGGGCAGAGCGTCACCGACATCTCGCAGAACGTCTTCGCCAATCTGGGATGGGACGAGGTCACTCTCCCGAACCCGCTCTTCGAGGGGGACACGCTCTACTCACAGTCCGAGGTGCTCGCAAAGCGTGAATCGAAGTCGCGCCCGAACCTCGGCATCGTGACGGTAAAGACCACCGGCTTCACCCAAAACGGCGACATCGTGATCAACTTCAAGAGGACCCTGATGGTGTACAAAAAGGGGCACGAACCGAAGATCGCCCGCCTGGAGCCGAAGGCTTAG
- a CDS encoding HDIG domain-containing metalloprotein — translation MSSAPTREATWKLIEEYLPSDQMRRHSLAVEAVMRHMARKYGEDEEMWGIIGLAHDIDYERHPEEHCHKAPEILRSAGWPDDYIRAVVSHGWGICSDVEPVTQLEKTLFTIDELTGLVSASALVRPSKSILDLPVKSVTKKWKDKAFAAGADRSVIEKGAAMMGVELNELIADTIEGMKPAAEAIGLKGNL, via the coding sequence ATGAGCAGCGCACCGACCAGGGAAGCGACCTGGAAACTGATCGAGGAATACCTGCCGAGCGACCAGATGAGAAGGCACTCCCTCGCTGTGGAAGCGGTGATGCGCCACATGGCGCGCAAGTACGGCGAAGACGAGGAGATGTGGGGCATCATAGGCCTTGCCCACGACATCGACTATGAGCGCCACCCCGAAGAGCACTGCCACAAGGCGCCCGAGATCCTGCGCAGCGCCGGCTGGCCCGATGATTACATCCGAGCCGTGGTATCGCACGGCTGGGGGATCTGCAGCGATGTGGAACCGGTCACGCAGCTGGAAAAGACCCTGTTCACCATCGACGAACTGACCGGCCTCGTCTCTGCGAGCGCGCTCGTGCGTCCCTCGAAGAGCATCCTCGACCTGCCGGTTAAGAGCGTCACCAAGAAGTGGAAGGACAAGGCGTTTGCCGCCGGTGCGGACCGTTCCGTCATCGAGAAGGGCGCCGCCATGATGGGAGTCGAGCTGAACGAACTGATCGCGGACACCATCGAGGGGATGAAGCCCGCCGCCGAGGCAATCGGGCTCAAAGGGAACCTCTAA
- a CDS encoding HNH endonuclease family protein: MSPSFRPRGPKNVAPKSAEEIDELVRKLRGEQQRPENYREKSLKLHGWICAKCGREFELSNLHLLTVHHKDGNHNYNKFYLQLLAFPYFGKPILAWA; the protein is encoded by the coding sequence ATGTCCCCATCGTTTCGCCCGCGCGGCCCGAAGAACGTAGCTCCCAAGAGTGCCGAGGAAATCGACGAACTGGTGCGCAAGCTGAGAGGCGAGCAGCAACGCCCGGAAAACTACCGGGAGAAATCGCTGAAGCTGCACGGCTGGATCTGCGCCAAGTGTGGCCGCGAATTCGAACTCTCCAACCTGCACTTGCTCACCGTGCACCACAAGGACGGCAACCACAACTACAACAAATTTTACCTCCAACTCTTAGCTTTTCCGTATTTTGGGAAACCAATACTGGCTTGGGCTTAA
- a CDS encoding site-specific integrase yields MAKLIWAEKVRYECKPQIVDGNVKFTGGRLLKNIPALYDKDDNYVEPVNLRFMELAPDHKDLSSDAKALLSYWSYLEENELSWDYFNMPKNYKPTYRWKNELLRRADKGEMTYGTANTYVGRVVAFYKSAMVSGRLLIEDERFAPFKTVQIVILSDSTGEGNVRQIIVETTDLRIRVPKTARSLNPLEREEVRALVTVMKRHASKEFRLMVSLASLSGLRIDEVLTFNTNLVRPPTENEKRIEVEVGPHVQVNTKYGKKRTIEIPANLMRALYKYSISGRRLTRLENAIQTDNTTENLLFITQRGNRYNVKSVEKLWSDIRNIIRDTFDMNFKHHFHDLRVSYITYRLQSLLDAGIAPSEALSLLMALAGHKDEKTTWKYITYLKVHEVKKNAITMLDAIMEDVLNSGYE; encoded by the coding sequence GTGGCGAAACTAATCTGGGCAGAAAAAGTTAGGTACGAATGTAAACCACAGATTGTAGACGGCAATGTCAAGTTCACGGGTGGGAGGTTGCTAAAAAATATCCCAGCTCTGTACGACAAAGATGACAACTATGTAGAGCCGGTAAATTTAAGGTTTATGGAGCTTGCCCCGGACCATAAAGATTTATCCAGTGATGCTAAAGCACTTTTAAGTTATTGGTCATATCTTGAAGAAAACGAACTGTCCTGGGATTATTTTAACATGCCCAAGAACTATAAACCCACATACAGGTGGAAAAACGAGCTATTACGTCGAGCGGATAAGGGTGAAATGACATATGGTACAGCTAATACTTACGTCGGCCGAGTAGTAGCGTTCTATAAGTCGGCAATGGTAAGTGGTAGACTTTTAATAGAAGACGAAAGGTTTGCTCCATTTAAAACAGTACAGATAGTGATACTAAGTGATTCTACGGGTGAAGGGAATGTGAGGCAAATAATTGTGGAAACAACTGATCTAAGGATTAGAGTTCCTAAAACCGCGAGATCGCTAAATCCATTAGAAAGAGAGGAAGTACGGGCGCTGGTGACCGTTATGAAAAGGCATGCGTCGAAAGAGTTCAGGTTGATGGTATCACTTGCCAGCCTCTCAGGTTTGAGGATAGATGAAGTTCTTACCTTTAATACAAACCTAGTGAGGCCACCAACTGAAAATGAAAAAAGAATTGAAGTAGAAGTTGGTCCACACGTCCAAGTTAATACCAAATATGGCAAAAAAAGAACAATTGAGATTCCAGCGAATTTGATGCGTGCATTATATAAATACTCTATCAGTGGCAGAAGGCTAACAAGATTGGAAAATGCGATTCAAACTGATAACACAACAGAAAATTTGTTGTTCATAACTCAAAGAGGAAACAGATACAACGTAAAAAGTGTGGAAAAGTTATGGAGTGACATCAGAAATATTATACGAGATACATTTGATATGAATTTCAAGCACCATTTCCATGATTTGCGGGTAAGTTACATAACGTATCGTTTGCAGTCGCTGCTTGATGCTGGGATAGCCCCATCAGAAGCACTTTCATTGCTGATGGCGTTGGCTGGGCACAAAGACGAAAAAACTACTTGGAAATACATAACATATTTGAAAGTTCACGAAGTAAAGAAAAATGCCATCACAATGCTAGATGCTATCATGGAAGATGTTTTGAATTCTGGCTATGAGTAA
- a CDS encoding helix-turn-helix domain-containing protein encodes MSSAKVLLGARIKQIRRAKGLSQGELSERIEITENYLSRIEVGTSCPSLPTLEKVAAALDVSLKDLFDFEPFREETREVETLLKSAGTEKKRLVLSIAKLILRGE; translated from the coding sequence GTGAGTTCCGCTAAAGTGTTACTTGGGGCACGTATTAAGCAGATCCGAAGGGCTAAGGGATTATCCCAAGGAGAGCTTTCGGAACGTATTGAAATCACAGAGAACTACCTTAGTCGTATAGAGGTTGGCACTAGTTGCCCATCCTTGCCTACACTTGAAAAAGTGGCTGCCGCTCTAGATGTGTCACTGAAAGATCTCTTTGATTTTGAACCGTTTAGGGAAGAGACACGCGAGGTAGAGACCCTGCTCAAATCTGCGGGCACAGAAAAAAAGCGGCTCGTATTGAGCATTGCAAAGCTGATTCTGAGAGGGGAGTAG
- a CDS encoding metallophosphoesterase — translation MAIIVGDIHGNLEKVQAFLEYQPDHEHIALGDYLDSPWESLERQLRALQLLMESPAVLLWGNHDLHYLVPPPFRCSGIQYRETVLQEIIEANHRRFVAAYVADGWLCTHSGCSTKITRGDPPEQIATRINEAMNAWLYHGERHSIFDIGIARDGSAALGGCFWFDLRQEKLWLDTGIQQIFGHTSLQKPEVAENYVALNTEGNRDNVYLFDTQTNQIIVLPQPDRRRRCSRCLMLVDYLNNDGTCTDCGRSE, via the coding sequence ATGGCAATCATCGTAGGCGACATTCATGGTAATCTTGAAAAGGTTCAGGCTTTCCTGGAGTATCAGCCCGACCATGAGCATATTGCCCTGGGCGACTATCTGGACTCTCCGTGGGAGTCGCTGGAACGCCAATTGAGAGCCCTGCAACTGCTTATGGAAAGTCCGGCCGTGCTCCTGTGGGGGAATCACGACCTGCACTACCTGGTGCCACCGCCGTTCCGCTGCAGTGGAATTCAGTATCGAGAAACCGTGCTGCAGGAGATCATTGAGGCAAATCATAGGCGGTTCGTCGCAGCTTACGTCGCAGATGGATGGCTCTGCACCCACTCGGGGTGCAGTACAAAAATAACTCGTGGGGATCCACCCGAACAAATCGCAACCAGAATCAACGAAGCAATGAACGCCTGGCTGTATCACGGAGAAAGACACAGCATCTTCGACATAGGGATTGCCAGGGACGGGTCAGCAGCTCTTGGCGGATGCTTCTGGTTTGACCTGAGACAGGAAAAACTTTGGCTAGATACGGGGATTCAGCAGATTTTTGGGCACACCTCACTCCAGAAGCCGGAGGTAGCCGAGAATTACGTAGCGCTTAACACAGAAGGCAACAGGGATAATGTCTATTTATTCGACACCCAGACGAATCAAATCATCGTATTGCCGCAACCGGATCGACGGAGACGGTGCAGCAGGTGCTTAATGCTGGTTGACTATCTTAATAATGACGGAACTTGTACCGATTGCGGGCGGAGTGAATGA
- a CDS encoding HNH endonuclease, whose amino-acid sequence MQQSVSIGLAKVSGCNDLHRSGICAGSRPKDADRTYLRPSSCDQVWDLAKRYRNTKGYFFRQYFDREEKKLVSKMEHILVWERLYKKEVPHNCCIHHRDLDPTNNNAENLLCLPVFLHLELHARLRNAKKVMTDLEFQVKRQYITVEYEIRGTDLMELWRVIDMYLE is encoded by the coding sequence ATGCAGCAATCTGTCAGCATAGGGCTCGCTAAGGTGTCAGGTTGTAACGATCTGCACAGAAGTGGTATTTGTGCTGGGTCTAGGCCGAAAGACGCAGACCGTACATACTTAAGACCGTCCTCCTGCGATCAAGTGTGGGATCTTGCAAAGAGATATAGAAATACAAAGGGCTATTTCTTCCGGCAGTACTTTGACCGAGAAGAAAAGAAATTAGTATCAAAAATGGAGCATATCTTAGTCTGGGAAAGACTTTACAAGAAAGAGGTCCCACACAACTGCTGTATTCACCACCGAGACCTTGATCCAACTAACAACAATGCTGAAAATTTACTATGCCTTCCCGTCTTTCTACATCTTGAATTACATGCACGTTTAAGGAATGCAAAGAAAGTGATGACTGATCTTGAATTTCAAGTAAAACGACAATATATCACTGTGGAGTATGAAATCAGGGGCACTGACCTAATGGAACTTTGGCGGGTAATTGACATGTATTTGGAGTGA
- the brxL gene encoding BREX system Lon protease-like protein BrxL, protein MVDTEKLRAAFPDTTVFKAPNIVAIFKAASIPSFLRDWILKRKAESDGKIHDAEALRKYIYEIIPRRENLLELKDAARSEGRSKKFLAKIEIQFSVRSDEYTFSIPELGLGHAETLIEDYIWNRIKDDVVKTAGGWGLVQLGYRSPDNETPRGCFTLLEYKNFCPYTIDLDAYREARSQFTTEEWVDVVLGAIDYNPEGYEGWVQKHTVLTRLLPFIEPRLNLVELAPKGTGKSYMFGRVGKYGWLVSGGTLTRAKMFGDINGKSPGLIASNDFVALDEIQSINFHDPSEMQGGLKAYMESGEITVGKNRIIGGAGVILLGNIPQTEMDETKDMFQRLPEVFHESALLDRFHGFIRGRDIPRMSENLKINGWALNTEYFSEIMHLLREPAETLIYRDVVGKLVEYPSGADTRDTEAILRLCTAYLKLLFPHVIAPGKIDKGEFMRYCLRPAVQMRTVIRQQLQKMDPLEYGGKNVAAYTVREGAQ, encoded by the coding sequence ATGGTCGATACAGAAAAATTGCGAGCGGCATTTCCGGATACGACGGTCTTTAAGGCCCCTAATATCGTGGCAATCTTCAAAGCGGCGTCCATTCCGTCGTTTTTGCGTGACTGGATTCTTAAGCGCAAAGCGGAATCCGATGGGAAAATCCATGACGCGGAGGCTCTACGAAAATACATATACGAAATCATCCCACGCCGGGAGAATCTGTTGGAATTGAAGGACGCGGCTCGAAGTGAGGGACGCTCGAAAAAGTTTCTCGCCAAGATTGAAATCCAGTTCAGCGTCAGATCCGACGAGTACACGTTTTCAATTCCAGAACTGGGTCTTGGGCATGCTGAAACCCTGATCGAGGACTATATCTGGAATCGGATTAAAGATGATGTCGTAAAGACGGCTGGTGGCTGGGGGCTGGTACAACTGGGGTACCGCAGCCCGGACAACGAAACTCCGCGAGGATGTTTCACCTTATTAGAATACAAGAACTTCTGCCCATATACGATTGATCTGGACGCCTATAGAGAGGCTCGCAGCCAATTCACTACCGAAGAGTGGGTCGATGTTGTGTTGGGAGCAATTGATTACAACCCTGAGGGATACGAAGGCTGGGTGCAGAAGCATACAGTGTTGACACGCTTACTGCCGTTCATTGAGCCGCGCCTTAATCTGGTGGAATTAGCACCCAAAGGCACAGGCAAATCGTATATGTTCGGGAGGGTGGGGAAATACGGCTGGTTGGTCAGCGGAGGAACGCTGACGCGGGCGAAGATGTTTGGTGATATCAATGGGAAGAGTCCTGGTCTGATCGCGTCGAATGATTTCGTAGCGCTGGACGAAATTCAGTCGATTAACTTCCACGACCCGAGTGAGATGCAGGGCGGGCTGAAAGCTTACATGGAAAGTGGTGAAATCACTGTAGGTAAAAATCGCATCATTGGGGGGGCTGGTGTCATCCTACTGGGCAACATTCCTCAAACAGAGATGGACGAAACCAAAGATATGTTTCAGAGGCTGCCAGAAGTGTTTCACGAGTCAGCACTATTGGATCGATTCCACGGTTTTATCCGGGGGCGCGACATCCCGCGGATGAGTGAGAATTTGAAAATCAACGGATGGGCACTGAATACCGAGTATTTTTCTGAAATAATGCATTTGCTGCGAGAACCAGCAGAAACACTTATCTATCGGGATGTCGTTGGGAAGCTTGTTGAATATCCTTCTGGCGCGGATACACGAGACACAGAAGCCATTTTAAGGTTATGCACAGCCTACCTAAAATTGCTGTTTCCGCACGTCATAGCTCCTGGGAAAATAGATAAGGGAGAGTTTATGCGATACTGTTTGCGTCCCGCCGTGCAGATGCGAACTGTGATCCGGCAGCAGTTACAGAAGATGGACCCGCTGGAATACGGAGGTAAGAACGTCGCCGCTTATACGGTACGTGAGGGCGCTCAATGA